A genomic stretch from Mycosarcoma maydis chromosome 3, whole genome shotgun sequence includes:
- a CDS encoding putative RNA helicase required for pre-rRNA processing, with the protein MTTSATEKALEDRAKSLHKKEKKASAKAAAAAGASASTSLEGSPSPASPAKKDKKDKKDKKDKKRSADDADADDDEKAAKKRRKEEKKAKKAAAKSGAATSLESTPAASPAPAASSSASAASFTPTNPAAARAFVESHNITIEAPEESNERPPLPMVDFRELDGKVDAAVKKTLDSQGFSTPTPIQACCWPVLLQNKDVVGIAETGSGKTFAFGLPALQHLVTKHKVLDSGKKKAKGAQVNVLVIAPTRELAIQTEENMAKLGKSMGIGMICLYGGVSKQEQVRLLNQSPPVRIVVGTPGRVLDMARDGSLDLSGVTYLVLDEADRMLDKGFEPDIRAIIGMCKSREEGRHTSMFSATWPPAVRGLAESFMNGPVRVTVGSDELSANRRVEQTVEVLADGYAKERRLNDFLRSVNAQRSKDKILIFALYKKEAQRIEQTLRRGGFKVSGIHGDLGQNERIASLERFKSAETPLLVATDVAARGLDIPNVEHVVNYTFPLTIEDYVHRIGRTGRGGKTGKSLTFFTEMDKAHAGELIRVLKDADQKVPDALTKFPTTIKKKTHSSYGDHFKELVPGKAKKITFDDD; encoded by the coding sequence ATGACGACTAGCGCGACAGAAAAAGCGCTTGAGGATCGCGCCAAGTCGCTGCacaagaaggagaagaaggctTCTGCCAAGgccgcagctgccgccGGGGCCTCCGCTTCAACAAGCCTCGAGGGGTCTCCTTCGCCAGCTTCCCCCGCaaagaaggacaagaaagACAAGAAGGAtaagaaggacaagaagcgTTCCGCAGAtgacgctgacgctgatgacgacgagaaggCAGCCAAAAAGCGCAGAaaggaggagaagaaggctAAAAAGGCTGCGGCCAAGTCGGGTGCCGCTACTTCACTAGAATCTACTCCTGCAGCTTCACCAGCTCCGGCAGCGTCTTCATCCGCTTCAGCCGCATCATTCACACCAACCAACCCTGCCGCGGCTCGCGCCTTCGTCGAGTCGCACAACATCACCATCGAGGCGCCCGAAGAGTCTAACGAGCGTCCGCCGCTGCCTATGGTTGACTTCCGCGAACTCGACGGCAAGGTCGATGCAGCCGTTAAGAAGACTCTCGATTCACAAGGCTTCTCTACTCCCACACCCATTCaggcttgctgctggccAGTCCTATTGCAGAACAAGGATGTAGTGGGCATCGCCGAGACGGGTTCGGGCAAGACGTTTGCTTTCGGTTTGCCAGCATTGCAACACTTGGTTACGAAGCACAAAGTTCTGGACAGTGGaaagaagaaggccaaAGGTGCGCAGGTCAACGTTCTCGTTATCGCTCCCACACGAGAGCTGGCCATTCAGACAGAGGAGAATATGGCCAAACTGGGCAAGTCGATGGGGATTGGCATGATCTGCTTGTACGGTGGTGTTTCAAAGCAGGAGCAAGTTCGCCTGCTCAATCAATCCCCTCCGGTTCGCATCGTGGTTGGCACTCCCGGTCGTGTCTTGGACATGGCAAGAGACGGCTCGCTGGACCTGTCTGGCGTTACATACTTGGTCTTGGACGAGGCTGACCGCATGCTAGATAAGGGTTTCGAGCCCGACATTCgtgccatcatcggcatGTGCAAATCACGCGAGGAAGGCCGTCACACTTCCATGTTCTCCGCCACATGGCCACCTGCCGTCCGCGGTCTCGCCGAGTCGTTCATGAACGGTCCTGTCCGCGTCACAGTGGGATCTGACGAGCTTTCTGCCAACCGTCGCGTCGAGCAGACTGTCGAAGTTCTTGCTGATGGCTACGCCAAAGAACGAAGACTTAACGATTTCCTGCGTTCCGTCAATGCTCAACGATCCAAGGACAAGATCCTCATTTTCGCCCTGTACAAGAAGGAAGCGCAACGTATCGAACAAACGCTGCGTCGTGGCGGATTCAAGGTTTCTGGTATCCACGGTGATTTAGGACAGAACGAGCGTatcgcctcgctcgaaCGGTTCAAGTCGGCTGAAACGCCTCTTCTGGTCGCTACCGATGTTGCTGCACGAGGCCTTGACATTCCCAACGTGGAGCACGTCGTCAACTACACCTTCCCACTTACCATTGAAGACTACGTTCACCGTATCGGTCGAActggacgaggtggaaaGACTGGAAAGAGTCTCACTTTCTTCACCGAGATGGACAAGGCACACGCTGGTGAGCTCATCAGGGTGCTCAAAGATGCCGATCAAAAAGTGCCAGATGCACTGACCAAGTTTCCTACCACCATCAAGAAGAAGACACACTCGAGTTACGGTGACCACTTCAAGGAGCTTGTACCAggcaaggccaagaagatcaCTTTTGACGACGATTAG
- a CDS encoding uncharacterized protein (related to short chain dehydrogenase), whose protein sequence is MAPNVAIIQGTGSGIGAQIAKQYLSRTGLQVVALSRDASRAKNAILSGDNLDESRLHPISLDIKSEESYHAAAQEIASRFGDSCLKTLWNINGILHAEKNLSQISLKHLEETFAVNTFSHLLGFKYFVPLIPRGAEAKKIQEGKVENLAEGVLPGDLSVIASISAKVGSIGDNQKGGWYSYRASKAALNQLIKTLSKELELRSVPAISVGLHPGTVRSYLSKDFTGGEGSDKPLDRSKGQFEASEAAKNLVDVVSGLNKGDNGTFRDYKNQSIPW, encoded by the exons ATGGCACCCAACGTTGCCATCATTCAAGGAACCGGTAGTG GTATCGGTGCCCAAATTGCGAAACAGTACCTCTCCCGGACCGGGCTCCAAGTTGTTGCACTCTCTCGCGATGCATCCCGAGCCAAGAATGCCATACTCTCCGGCGACAACTTAGACGAGTCTCGCCTGCACCCAATCTCGCTTGACATCAAGTCGGAAGAATCATACCACGCTGCTGCCCAAGAGatcgcttctcgcttcgGCGATTCCTGCCTGAAGACGCTGTGGAACATTAACGGTATTCTGCACGCTGAAAAGAACCTTTCACAAATCTCGCTCAAGCACTTGGAAGAGACCTTTGCCGTCAACACCTTTTCGCACTTGCTCGGTTTCAAGTACTTTGTTCCCCTTATCCCTCGCGGGGCGGAGGCGAAGAAGATTCAAGAGGGAAAAGTGGAGAACCTCGCCGAAGGTGTCCTTCCTGGTGACCTCAGCGTCATCGCCAGCATTAGTGCTAAAGTGGGCAGTATTGGCGACAACCAAAAGGGCGGGTGGTACAGCTACAGGGCAAGCAAGGCCGCGTTGAATCAGCtgatcaagacgctcagcaaagagctggagctgcgATCGGTGCCCGCGATTTCGGTCGGTCTGCACCCAGGAACGGTCAGAAGCTACCTGAGCAAGGACTTCACTGGCGGAGAGGGAAGTGACAAGCCGCTAGACAGGAGCAAAGGTCAGTTTGAAGCCAGCGAGGCGGCGAAAAATTTGGTCGATGTGGTGAGCGGTCTAAACAAGGGCGACAATGGTACGTTCAGAGATTACAAAAATCAATCCATCCCCTGGTAG
- a CDS encoding GTP-binding protein — protein sequence MDDHASLEMSAAYDFLLKFIIIGEAGTGKSCLLHHFIHNQFKEQSAHTIGVEFSSRLIKIGNKSVKLQLWDTAGQERFRSVTRSYYRGAAGALLVYDITKRSTFEPLSRWLTDARALASPDLVVVLVGNKTDRGDDEREVGYLEASKWANENGVLFLETSSITGENVEAPFALAARSILLAIESGKLDPEKTGSGVSYGDRALRRVGSGSRFSFADMDPSNIRPQRRGGAAIKIKEALNGKMGGCC from the coding sequence ATGGACGACCACGCATCGCTAGAAATGTCGGCAGCATACGACTTTCTACTCAAGTTCATCATCATTGGCGAGGCTGGCACAGGCAAGTCATGCCTCCTACATCACTTCATCCACAATCAGTTCAAGGAACAGTCCGCCCATACAATCGGAGTCGAATTctccagtcgactcatCAAGATCGGCAACAAGAGTGTGAAGCTTCAACTCTGGGACACGGCGGGTCAGGAACGATTCCGCTCCGTCACACGGAGCTATTACCGCGGCGCTGCAGGCGCACTGCTCGTATACGATATTACCAAACGATCCACCTTTGAGCCGCTCTCGCGCTGGCTCACAGATGCACGCGCGTTAGCATCACCGGATCTCGTGGTCGTGCTAGTGGGAAACAAGACGGATCGCGGCGATGATGAGCGTGAAGTGGGGTATTTGGAAGCGAGCAAATGGGCCAACGAAAATGGCGTTTTGTTTCTCGAGACTTCGAGCATCACGGGCGAAAACGTCGAGGCGCCTTTTGCCTTGGCTGCTAGGAGCATCTTATTGGCCATCGAATCGGGCAAGCTAGATCCCGAGAAAACTGGATCCGGTGTTTCATACGGGGACAGGGCGCTGAGGCGCGTAGGCAGTGGGAGCCGCTTTAGCTTTGCAGATATGGATCCAAGCAACATTCGGCCACAGAGACGGGGCGGCGCCGCCATCAAGATCAAAGAGGCACTTAATGGCAAGATGGGCGGCTGTTGTTAA